From the genome of Maniola jurtina chromosome 26, ilManJurt1.1, whole genome shotgun sequence:
tagaggctacgcgtgcgaCGACGTAGCGAGATTAGTCAGTCGCCCCTAGCCCGTTGGGCTAATTCGTCAACTCGGACGCTAGAAACTCGCCCGCGCGGCCGAGttgggaaaataaaatattaattattcttttattatgcgACTCGGCCGCGCCACGCGGTCGAGTTGCCGAAGTAATTTTTTCGTATATTGTATTCGTCAACTCGGCCgtcaatgaaaataaaaagcattATTGTACAGTCAAGTACAAAAGTGGTtcgattttaaatatatttttctataggtaaaataaaacaagcttaaaaatataaaaacatgtatatatttaaaaaatcaacatagatgtataaaaaaataagcttAGTCTAATAGGATTCAACAATCGGTATGGACAATTATTAAAGTACATGTTTGACAGACAcactaatgtttttattatcaCATAAATCATTTAACTTACACACTAATATTTATACTATCATATAAATCACTTAAAAAATCACAGATCATTTTAAACATCAcagattaattaaaaacttacttttttgaaaaatcactaCAATCAACTGACTAGTATTATTTGTCATAATTATGCAATagataaataacaaaattataaaacaagtcGTTCGATACAGagatctatatttattttcccTTGTTTATATTCATTAATGGTAGTATATATATTTTCATCAATTTCTTGTGTTTCTTTAAGTTTTTTGGTTATGTTAGACCCTTTTTGGtataatacattaaaataatcatcttctttttgtaatattgttaaaaattgtGCTATACTTTTGGGTTTGGCtggtatttttttgttaatagtaGAATGCCAACTTTCAATCATATTGGTTGTACGATGTTGTGTATTGTAGCAGttccatttattaaaaaaaaatgattcttCACTTAACcacgtttctacaaaataatCATTGAATGAGACTATATTTGGAGTTCTTGGACATTGTGACATTATATACAACCAACCACTTTCTACATCTTCTTTAGGTAGATGCGCCAAAACAGAGCAACGTTTTATATGTTTTCTGGCTAATTTAAATTTGGTTAGGCCTAAATTGTCAGCTCTTTGCCACAAActtttcgaaaaatgaaaatgacaaCCACTTATTTGTGTTTCAGGGAATGTTTCTGTAATTGCGGACAATGCTGCTTGCTCAAAGTCTAGTACAAATAATTTTGGATTAAATTGAGGGATTTGGCTTTTGATAAGGTTAAACAAAGTGttatagatattttttgttttacttggCAGCAAGGcatataccactggcataatattgttataCATCTCATTGCTTCCTAAATCAACATGCACGGTGTACAATTGTTGAAAAGGCCTTAAACAACATTTGAAGGTTCCATCACATAAAATAGTCAAATTTGAGCGAGATAATATTGTTCTACAATTTTCATTAGCAAAAACTAGAATTCTGtttgatttataattataatcagctaatacaaaatttttaaatttttcagaaACAATAATTTCACTTGGGGATTTAAAACAGACTTTTGGGACGTCCAATGatttatttctctttttataaagcttatttttaacattcacaaagtcaggtatttttttaatcaaattaattCCACTGTCTTTAAGTTTTGATACAGTTTCTCTATAAGCACTCGGCACTGGAATAGTATAGTCCGATGTAATTTTATCAATACACTTTCCAAGTTGTATTTCTAATTCGTTGGATGCGAAATCAGGCTCACAATTGTGTATATCCTCTCTTTTAATTGAGTTGTCAGTAGAAGTAACTAGTGCCGCCTTGCACGTGGTCCTTTTTATACAGTACCAAGTGGTAGTACCatctttattatttcttttttcgTTGTATTTATGCCCCGCGCGAAGAAGCAATCGCTTACCCCTTTGTGATGTCAATATTTGTAATTGGGGTTGATTTTGTAAGCCAGATGGCCCTGGTTGTGATTCATCGCCTGTAAtacaaaagtaattaattatagaaatttcttaagcaaaatagcattattttcaattacaaTGAAAAGTAATTACATTACATGAGATTTTAgcatgatatttaatttttgccACAGATTATTATACGCAAACTATTACTGCATGAACAAAATAAAGCacattcttttatattttaatcataaGCAAGCATTTAAGGGACCGTCATGGTTTGAACCGCTCAAATTTCGagttaatatgaaaatatatatatatatatctaggTACTAAAGTCATACgtgattgcttaaaatacatttttcttttccTCACACAAAAAAGCACAAACTTGTTGCTAATATGAGATTTTTTAGGACGGAGCCTTAAATAGCAAACAAAAAGTGTTAGAGACAAATGCAACGTGGATGGTTAATAAACCCTAGCGTTAACCTcgctaaacttaattttttattgttctcACCTGCATTCattgtgtttataatatttgctacttaataaaaatcagAAGACTGGTTGCATtagctgtaaaaaaaattggatacaCTATACATTTTGTTTTAGATAAGTTGTATAGAAATCAAGAGagtattttagtttaaattaaaacagaCGCCGTTACAACAAAGCAGTCAAAATGGCGGCCATCTGCTATTCAAAATTACTGTTTATTAGTTAGGATTACCAAAAAATACGATCGTGGTTAACAGGAGtatgaaaaaaaatagatacttagctataatggaatattgctataaaattaatattataaaatagtatGATTTGGCTTACTTACCTTTATAAAACTTCACAATTTTCACTTAACACAACACAAGCTCTGTGGCAGCCTTTAAGATGGCGGCCTGATGAGTAAAAGTGACATGGATCATTGACGCGGGcgcaatatataaaatataccaCATGCGAATATGTACTGAATCTTAAGGCACGAAGGTTTAATTTCCGTTATTCACTTTGATGTTGGGTGTGGTGATTAAGTTGCCAGCTAGGAAAATTAAATACTTgcctatttaaaataattatatatgagggaataaattaatatctttCAAGACAAAtggggataaaagtaataaagggAACTGTCCAATATTGGCTTGGCGTGGACAgaattcatacaaaaaaacaattataccaAAAATTATCATAAATTAAATCATGATTATTTGTGATTTTCAGTTGTATCAATATAAActgataaaatgtttatttattaagtattttaatccaTTAATTATTTAGTTCCGGTTTATTTCCGGTTGGTAATTTGATTATGTCACGTTGCCAGTCTAaaaaacatataatattattaaaaacaaataataatcgatttcaatacatatatttttgaatcgattatttgttaattgattatttatataaaatattgttaaatcgaaaacaaaaagaaaaagttatttCCCAAAGTGCTTTTAGTAAAAATCATTTACTTATGGCGAAAAATCACACAgttatacttaggtaaattgctattgaatagataaaaagCAATATCAATATTGCTCGATTAATTGTAATAACTTCGATTATCGATATTATTCATTAATAATCTATTTTATTGTTTCTCGAAAATGACTTTTATGGCAACCCTAGCTATAGACTTTACTTATCTTTACTCTTTTGACTTGTCATTTTGACAAACTAAATGTCATTCCGCATTCGACATTCGGCTTTCGCTTTCACTCATTGTGGTTGAATTGTGTTTACTATTTAATCGTAGTGAATATTAATTGTTGTCATTTTTGTTTCGTTTCCCGTTTTTTATCTCGACTTTTGCTATTTATAATGGACACCGATGACGCTATTTACGACGACCCTGGCATTCCTACCGGTACCGATCGAAGCCCTAATGTTGACCCCGGACTGAACACGGAACACACGACTCTCACTGAATTGAGATATTGTGTTAATTGTGGTACTGATGTAACTCAAAGGAGAAGGCATAGCCTTGAACTTGTAGAGGTTATGTCCGTAATACGACACTGGATTGCACCCCAAGCGGTAAGTGTTCAATGCACTATTTGCTATTTCGCGCTAATGTTTATTTAGGATAAAGTCGTAGTTATGTTGCTGCATAAGCTGTGCATGAATACATGGTTATTGTCAGGGGATAATActagtaacattttcaattttgaaagcaTATGTATTTTGTACTTGTGTGCAGTAACATCATCTTTATTCATTACTAGCggtccgccccggcttcgcccgtggtacataatatatagcctATAGCACTCAGGGATCACGTACATATCCaacggtgaaagaatttttgaaatcaatCCAGTAGTTCCTGAGATTAGCGcgtacaaacaaacaaactcttcagctttataatattaagtatagattcaaaataaagcaatttatatataatattttcattcttAACAGGTGACTGATAGCACTATAGTATGCCACTCTTGCTGGACTTTAGCTCTCAACCAGTCACACCACTCCACTACGACTAATGATGATCAACCTTCTACTAGTGGTGGTCACCATCGTCGTGTTTGTATTAGTTGTGGATGCTCTTTGATGAGAACAAGATCTCACAGGCTACGTACTGATACTGAACGTGAGGCACGCATTCGAAACATAATAATGGAGAGGATTATGCCCCGTcaggtaattattatatttagtatttGTCACTTATAGCTTCTATATATCTTCTTAATATTGTTAGCATTAATGTACATGAATTCGCTTTGTATCtcatataataattactaaacaaacgtttgctatatttttatttggctATGACCAAAACCTTGTTACTAGCGATGAGGTTGATATGATAAGTTTATCATAGTTAAAAAGTCTTGAACTTCATTTTGTCCTCATAATACACAAATACTCTTAGTATATTATACATTATGTATTCtaagcaaattaaaaatatgttcataTAAGTGAACTTTATTTCAGCTGCATGGATCAGATGAAATCTGCCACCCCTGCTGGCAGAGAAGTGATCGATTGTCAAGTCGTACGCTTGAGCCACCTCAACAAGGAGCATCAACCATTATTCTACCGAACCTTAAAAGAGCAGTAGATACCCAAGCACATTGTTTTTTCCCAGACTGTAACTTACTGGAAAGACTAACAGTTCCTAAATGGTTGAGGGTAAAGCTTTTTGCagattttaagttttatgttCCACCAAATTGTAGAATTTGTACATTCCATTTGCAAAATGATAATTGGCAGCAATTGGAAGATATTGCACAACCAATACAAAGTTTTACTACAGACCATATTGAGGATTTTGCATCATTTATAAATGAAAGGGCCACTATGTTAGATTTTTCCAATATAGATGATATGTCGGAAGATTTTGTACATTTTTGGGTAGGCTTAACAAAATCTCAGTTTAGGCAACTTATTTTTGATGTACCTAGCTTAAGGAACATGCAGAAGGGCTCAATAGCACTTGCTGCATACTTAGTTAAATTAAGAACAGGTGACAGTGATGAAAGACT
Proteins encoded in this window:
- the LOC123878617 gene encoding uncharacterized protein LOC123878617, which gives rise to MNAGDESQPGPSGLQNQPQLQILTSQRGKRLLLRAGHKYNEKRNNKDGTTTWYCIKRTTCKAALVTSTDNSIKREDIHNCEPDFASNELEIQLGKCIDKITSDYTIPVPSAYRETVSKLKDSGINLIKKIPDFVNVKNKLYKKRNKSLDVPKVCFKSPSEIIVSEKFKNFVLADYNYKSNRILVFANENCRTILSRSNLTILCDGTFKCCLRPFQQLYTVHVDLGSNEMYNNIMPVVYALLPSKTKNIYNTLFNLIKSQIPQFNPKLFVLDFEQAALSAITETFPETQISGCHFHFSKSLWQRADNLGLTKFKLARKHIKRCSVLAHLPKEDVESGWLYIMSQCPRTPNIVSFNDYFVETWLSEESFFFNKWNCYNTQHRTTNMIESWHSTINKKIPAKPKSIAQFLTILQKEDDYFNVLYQKGSNITKKLKETQEIDENIYTTINEYKQGKINIDLCIERLVL